The genomic window AGCTATCGGATAAGTTCCAAACCACGTACGTATTTTACTTAGATAATCGACATGCTCCTTTGTACAGCTAAAGCTTCCGGAAAACTGGACTAAAAAGGCAAAAAGCTTACCGCTTTGAATTAGAGGCTCCATGCTATGAAGAAATGCCTGCATCATCTCCTCTTCGCTTTGGTAGTAGGTCTCCCAGTCGCCCTGACAGCTGATGCCGCTATATACTTTAATTACAAAACGAAAATTACTTGGAACAGCATCTACCCAATTTTTGACGGATTCCTGTTTTGGGATACCATAATAAGCCGTATCCATCTCGACCAGAGGCAAATGGCCCGCATATTCATACAGTGTGGTTCGCTTTTTTCCTGTTAAGGTCTCGTGCTCATTAAACGAGGTAAGCCCTATACGGATCATCCTACTCGCTCCTTTTCATTCATCGTTATATTCTATTATCCTACACAAAATAGTAGAAAATGAAAACCTGTACACTGCGAGAAAAATGAACCCGCTCCTTTTACGCATCAAAAAATTTAGATTTCTTGCCAGCGAATGTTTGCTTCACAATACAATTGATCCCCAATACGAATTTCATGACGTGTTTTCAGCTCTGCTTCACCCTCGACTATATCATAGTGGCTTTCTACTACATGACCATATTCGACTTCTTTGTCAAACTTCACATTCACGTGAACAGGTTGATGTGTCGAAAGGAAATCATACCCCAACACATCCAATAGCCAGTTAAAGTAAATTGCATTATTAACATGTTGATTACCATCAATATCAAAATAGCGGACACTATACTGGTGGGATTGGCTATTCTCAACTTTTTCTATTTTTTCACTGCGCTGAATTTTTTTAATCTTTTCACTTTCATAAGGAGCGATGATCTCTTCTGACACACTCCCCATCTTACGATTTTCTTTATTCATCAATACAAACGTCGATTTGATCAGCACACATTCATTTCCAGCTTCATCATGAATCCAAAAATTACGGTAACAGAAGTATTTATTATACGACATTGCTTCTGTTGTAATATCGATTTTTTCTCCTACTCGAGGCAATCGATTGATGGTTATTTCATAATTGGTAATTACCCAACCTAGACCTAAGCTACCAATGTACTCAGCGCTCCGTCCAAGCATGGCACTTTGCTCTTCTGACGTTCTTATTACTACTGCCAGCATTGATGGCAACGTCATCTTTTTTGTGATATCTCCATCATAATAGGCCACTTCATAAGGCATCGTATATCTTTTTCCCATTCCCGATCTCCTTTCAATCTACAGCAGATAACAGATTTTTTATTCTTCCGAACTGCTTTCAGAAACAATAAGTGAATCGATTGCTCCTGATTCCTAAAATATATAATTCATTTCTGTAAATTATAACATATGTACGAAATATGTATGCGTTGTGTGCCGGCTTTTTTTCGATCTTTCTTTTCTCGCACAATGAATCCTTTACAAAGCATCCGCAAACATCATAATAAAATAAAAGCATATCTTTTGAACAGATGAACTATCCATGTTACTTTAGCATTGTAAGCGTTACAAAAAAACTCTAGGAGGCAACACAATGAAGAAAGTATTGTTGAAAACGATTTTGGCACTTGGTCTATTCACCGTAGGTACCGTAGCAGCAGCAACCGTTTCAGAAGCCCATGGCTATATCTCCAGTCCTGGCAGCAGAGCTTACTTCGGCACTGCAGCTGGCGGCAAACTCAATACCAATGTTGGACGCGCAGAGTGGGAACCTCAAAGTATTGAAGCAACCAAAGGGGTATTTACAAATGGAAAGCTTGCCAGTGCAGGTGTAAGTGGATTTGAACCATTGGATGAACAGACAGCTACCCGTTGGCATAAAACAACCGTTTCAACTGGCTTATTACCACTAAGATGGACATTAACTGCACAACATCGTACCTCTACATGGGATTACTATATGACAAAACAAGGCTGGGATCAAAATGCGCCATTAAAAATGAGTGATTTTGAAATGATTGGCCAAGTAAATGATAACAATGCGATTCCCGGCGCAACAGTGAATCATACAGTGACGATTCCAAGTAATCGTTCCGGTTACCATATCGTATACGGCGTGTGGAATGTCGCAGATACAACAAATGCTTTCTACCAAGTCGTTGATTTGAATGTTCAATAAGTAAGTTGAACTGACCTGGTCTGACACAAGTCACTTATTATTTCATAAAAGACAGCAGGTATCCGAATCCATCACTTTCAGATATCTCTTGCTTTGACTATCTACAAAATGAAAACCAGCAGTTGGAAGATTTTGACTCTTCCGGCTGCTGATTTTCGTTTTTATTTATTCGACACTGTTTTCTTCGTACGGTAGACGCCATCTTTTTTTAGATGATAGTAGATCGTTGCAGTCGAAATACCACAACGTTTAGAAATCTCTTGAGCAGGAATATCAGTAGTATGGTACAGGTTCAAAGCTTCTTTTACCTGCTCGACTAACGGGGGTCTGCCCAGTATGACGCCTTTGTTTTTTGCTGCACTTAATCCTGCCAGGACTCGTTCTCTAATCATCTCTGCTTCCATTTCAGCAAAAGCACCCATGATCGTAAAGAAAAAACGACCCGTTGCTGTTGTCGTATCAATATTGTTCTGGATGCTGACAAAATTGATTTGATTGCGTTCAAAATCCTCCATTAGGCTCAGCAGTTGCTTCGTTCCTCGTGCCAGTCGATCCAACTTAAAAATCACAAAAGTATCTCCGGATCGAAGCGTCCCCAATGCTTTATTCAGCTCTGTACGCTCCAGTTTTCGTCCACTCTCATGCTCTTTGAAAATTTTGTCTACGCCATACGCTTCCAACGCCTGCAGCTGTGAATCAAACTTTTGATGTGGCGTACTTACGCGCATATACCCTATCACCGCCATCAAATTCCTCCTTCTTTTGTCTGTCTGTGAGTCACTCAATACTCAATTGAAAAAAAGGGGCGCTCGACGCTTGATTCTGTTGGCTCATGGTAAATCGAATAGTAGTGTCCTTTCTTTTGAATCAGTGTTTCATGTGTACCTTCCTCCACGATTCGTCCCTGATCCACTACCAGTATTCGGTCAAAATGTCTCACTGTATTTAATCGATGCGCAACAACGATACAGGTAAAATCATAATGCTTCAGCTGATTCATGATAAAGTTTTCTGAAATATTATCCAGAGAACTGGTTGGTTCATCCATCAGCAGTAGCTGTGTCTCCTTTACCAATGCACGTGCGATAGATATTCGTTGCATCTGCCCTCCGGAAAGGTTCATACCGCCTTCCGAAATTGGTGTTTCCAGACCTAGTGGTAAATGTTGAATTATTTCACTGACTCTGGAATCATAGATAGCCCGTTCCAATCGTTGTTCATCAAACACCTCTTGATTCATGACAATATTCTCCAGCAACGATGCATTAAAAATCGTCGGCTTCTGATTCACAATACTTGTGATTTTTTTGATTGATTCATCATGAACATTTCGGAGATCCTTGTGATTGACTTCAATCGATCCTTCCGTTGGTTCGTAAAGTCCGGCCAAAAGCTTCAATAATGTACTTTTCCCAGATCCGCTTTTTCCGACAATCGCAATTTTCTCACCCGCTCGAACGCTAAATGAAATATCTTCTAAAATGTTTTCTTCAAAACGACTATATTTAAACGAGACTGCATGGATATCAAGTGACTGGATTTCTTGAATCGTTACTCCTCCACTTTTTTCTCGTGTTTCCGTTGCATCTAAAATCTCGTTCAGTTTTCCGAAGTAAGAACGCAGTAATAAAATCTCTGTGTAAGAATCAAAGACAACCACTATTGGTGTGATAAATGCACCTGCCAATGAGTTGAAACTGATGATTTGTCCCAAGCTCAACTGGTCGTTCATCAACTGAAAAACGCCAATGTAGATTAACAAGACTGGTAGAATAAACTGAATCGAGGTCTGAATTGTACGAACCCATGTAGAGAATCGATCTTTTTCTACACGAAGGTCGATTTGCTGTTTAAAGTTCGTCAACCACTTCGTATAAAACTGCTTTTCTGAACCGGAGGATTTCACGGTTTCCATTCCTTCAAACAGTTCCACCAATATCCGCTGCACGCGAGATTGCGCCAGCAGCTCCTTATCTGTTATCGCCTGTACCTTCTTCGAGTTGACAAAAGATATCCCTCCCATCACAAAAGCTCCGATTAATGCAATCATCGTCATTTGGGGTGAGATCGCCAACATCAAAATGAGGTAGATGAAAACAAATAGGAAATCTACAAACAATGTCAGCATCCGCTGGCTCATGATTTGTTGGATGATCACACTAAGATTTGCTCGAAAAATCAGATCCCCTGTGGACCGATTAACAAAAAAACGTAAGGGCAAATGCATGATCTTCTCCATGAAGGCTTTCATCAAAGTCAAATCAAACAGATTTTCCAGAACGATCAGGGTCAGCCCCCTGGCCACCTGCAGCAGATAATAAGCAATAAACAGGAGGACAATTCCCCAACCGACCTGTGTAATCAATTGTCCTGGCGCCTGCGCTCGATCGATGATCAATTGCGTCAGTCGGGGGACGAGAATACTGACACCTTGAATCAACAGGGTCAGACCGATGAATAGAGATGCTTTCAATTTCTGCTCTTTAAATATTCGTTGAAAAATGGCTACAGCAGCATTTTTCTTTTTTCCAGTCGAAGAGACAGAAATGGACGCTTTCTCCACTAGTAAAGCAAAATTCGTAAACAACTCCGCAAACTCCGCAAAAGAAATTTTCTTCTTACCAAGAGCCGGATCTAAAATAACTGCAAATTCTTCCGTTAGCTTTTCCAAAACCACATAGTGTCTATTCTCCCAAAAGCAAATGACCGGTTCCGTTTGCTCCATCAAAATGTCAAATTCTAACACTCGAATCGCTTTTGTTTCTATTCCTTGCTCTGCCAATATCTCTTTTAGATGCAACAACGTATTGCCCCCCTTGGGAACACCATAGACATCGCGAAGATGATTCAACGTTACCGGGTCTTTGTAATAATTCAAAATCATTGTGACACACGCAAGTCCACACTCACTGTGTTCGCTTGGTTCAACAAATGGTATTTTCTTTTTCAATCCAACTTCTCACTCCCCTCATTCCGGCAAATCCAGCGTTAGTATATTGGCACTTTTATCTGGCTTAAACAACCGTAAATACTGATGGCCAATACCTGATAATCCTGTAAACAGACCATACTTCGGTACTGTCTTTAAGCCTTCAAAATGATAATTGGCGTTGCTTTGCTTCTGCTCAAGCCAGTCCACCTTTTTCTGTAGCTTTTTCTGCTGTTCCGGTTTCAAATAGCCTCTTACACCTAGCAAGTATTCAAGATCGCCAAAGTTTCCATGACAAAGGCAATCGTCGGCTTTTTCTTGATTGAGTAACCGTTCGGCCGCCAACTGCAGCTCTTCTTGTAATTTCATATCCTCAAAACCACTCTCGACGAGATCCAGATAAGCCATACCAATGCCTGTTGCACCATAACACCACAAATCATTGACCATTGGTGTGGCTGGTCGAAGATCCAACCAGCCCTTTTGTATAGGATCAAAGGTCTTTCGCTCTTCTTCCAGACACTGACGAATCATCGCTTCACCAGGCACGGCGTTGCTCATTTTCCGCACACTGTTTGCCGCATGAATCACACCTGAATAACCGTGGGCAAAGCCGCCCTGTGCAATGGATTCTATAGTCAAATCCTGAAGTAGTTGCTCGGCGAATGTTTGATAGTCTTGCTTTCCAGTTACTTTGAATAGCAACGTAAAAACCTTGATGATCGAGGCTGTTCCTCCGGTCCAGTCATAGCTACTGATTTGATCCGCCTGATAGTTCTCTTCATACGCCTGTGCAATTCGTTCTGCAGCGTTTAAGAGCTGCGCTTTTTGAGTCAGCTTAAAAGTGTACAGCAACGGATAAACTGCCGCAAATGAACCATAAAAGGCTGATATGCTATCAATATATTCCTCACTCAGCTTGAGGACCAATGCTTCACTCAATTCATAAGCTTCTTTAAAACGTTCTTCTCCTGATATATGGTACAGTTCACTAAAATACAAATACAAACCAGTAATCCCGTCATAGAGATTTTCGTTCATGACAGTAACCATGTAGTTATCCGTAGATGTTTCCTCAACATTTTTCCAAGCGATTGATTCCTCTCCAATAAAAGCCCTATCCAACAAAAGTTGACCAATTGCAGTAGCTCGGTTCAGGTAGGAATTGCTCTTTTCATCTTTCTCGGTAGTGACCGTTGTTTCTTGTAAGTTCATCGGATCATAGGTGCCAAATGACGTATACAGATAGTCCAACTGCTCCTCTTCCTCATGCTGATCGAAGCGCATCAATTTCTCTACTTCTATATGAATCGCGGTCTCCTCGTACATCTTTCCAACATCTTCTCCTCGACTGGCTGTTAAATGACTGGAATCCGTATGGTTGAAAAAGATCGGGACGTCATGCTGCAGCATATCTCTCACCTCAAACGGTACGGGTTGCTCATTCGAATAGCTGTGCATCCATAGGTTTTCAAATAGCTTTTCTCTCTCAATATAATCCACCATACAGCTTGGATGCGTTGAGTAATCCAGAAGATCGCCGTAGCTCTGAGTTGTTTTGATAACATTCCGGACGAAAACATTAGAAAACAACTCTGTGACCTGTTGGATGAGAAACGTACGATTCTCTCTGGCGAATGCAGAAAATTCTCTGAAGCCTTCAAGTATCACTTGAATATACGGGGTAAAATCTACTTTTTCTCCTTTATACAACGGGATATTCTCTGCCGCATCCGTTATATGTTCTTCATACACAAATTGCATATTATCGGAATCAAAATTGATCAGCTTCAAGACCTTGTATGGCAGCTTCTGTTGATCGCCGCTTAACGCGCTCAGCTGTACACCTTGCGCGGCACCTTCTACATCCCCCTCAATTTTTTCTTCAAATAAATAGATAGGCACCAGTCCACTCATGATCACAGATTCCATGTTCTCTCTTTGAGCCATGACTAGTGCATTCTCGCTATTCGGTGCCGGAAAATTATTTTGAATGATCGTTTCAAGATCGATCATGACAGGATACTTTCCATGTGCCAAAATATTTTCTAAATGAAAATCATTGCCGTTCAGTAAATAAACCAACGCAATGGTATGCCCAAATTGGCGATAATAATGGGCTAGTTCCTCTAAAGAATCACACTCACTATGTGTCAGTCGTTCTTCAAACGTATACTCCGGAGTAACAATTTTTTTTGTTAAGTAGAAGTCAAAACGAGCATCCTTTTCTTGCAATCGCGTAATAAATTGATCGAAGCGTGTACTGATTTCTAGATTTTTCGGTTTATAAACGAGCTCAGAACCATCTTCAAAGGTTAAAATGGCTACTGTCTTTCCTCGGTCATGGGAATCTCCTGCGCCCATCCTCAGCTCTTCCACACAAAATGATTTTTTTATGTCAAAAGTATGTCGCAGCTCAGACTTACTTTCAGTCAAGGCTTTCAATAATGCTCGAAAATTAGTTAATTGATAGCTCATGATTTCAACCAACATTCTAGTCAATACTGGAAAACTGTAAAAAAATTGAACTAGGTCGTCCTTTTTATAGAAGCGTTGCATCAAATATTCTCCGAACCGTTCTTTTTCATCTTCTCCAACAAAGGCCATGTGTTCTTTTTGTTCATGAAGATCGTACACAAATGTCCGCAAACTGATATCTAAGAAACGATTGATCCCTTCTTCTATATAATTACTCAGTGCTCGTTCAGCAATGGTAACTGTTGGAAATGCCTTTATTATTTCTCGTATTTTTAAATCAAAATAATTGATATGCAGACGCAAAGCATAGGTAAAATTAACATTTCTTTGTTTTTCTATATCCTGTTGGTCTGTATCGATCGATGCAAAGATTTCTTTGGTGGTAATCAACCATTCTTCTTTTGACAGCTGTTGGTAAATGTACTGCTTCTCCTCTTCTGTCAGCGCTTTAATAGCAAAGCCAAAATCTTCCGCTGACAATTGCATCATAGAAAGAATGTATTGAAATCGCTCATCTGTTACTAGCGTCGGTCGCTCACGCCATGCTTTAAAGTTTTCTTTCCGCTCTCTTGGATAGGCTATTTTTTCCCTATCATAATATTCTTTTAACAAGGTATATCGTTGCTTGATCGATGTTGCTTTTGCCAGATTTTCAATCCCCATAAGTAACTCCTTTAATATGCTGATTTTTACGCTGACCAAGCTGAATAGTACACAGCTGATCGCGTACCTATGTATATTTTTATGATAAAAATAAGTGCTAGATAAACACTTTTGAAACAGTTGTTTATCTAGCAAATTCAATATTTAATTAACGCCAACCGCAACAACGGCTTGTGAAACAACTATAGCTGCATTTCGTAGAATAACAATTGCTTGAAGATGATGATGAAGACGAAGATGATGAAGACCAGCTCCAGCTTCCTCCGATTCCAAAGAAACTCCCCTGAACATTGTTCATTTCTTCCGGAGTCAATTCTTCAAACGACTTTCCAACTTTTTTCTCTGCTTGTTTATCCACACTTTTTCCTCCCTTCACACAACATATGATTTTGATGCAAATACTCTATATTTAAAATAGCCGCCTAAACGGCTATTTTAAATCAAACATTGAAATCCCTTTAGATACTCAGATTGACGATCGTCAGCTTATCTTTTTGAATCTTGAATGCAGTGTTCTCTTTTACTTCATCAAAGTTCAAATCGATGGCTTGCAGGGTTAACTCTGATTCAGGCGCATGCAGAATTTTGTAATCCCCAACTGGAAGATACGTACTAATTTGACCAAAAGTATTGGTTTCAGCTTGAATCACATTGTTGTCACTATCGATCAACCAGAATTTTTGGCCTCTTGTATCAAGAGACATAGAAGTAACGAAGATCACCGCTCTACCTTCACCTAATCGTTGACCACTAGGTCTGTTATAAACATTTTGAAGGGTTGTCTGACCTACTGTGACTCCCACGGTATACGTGTTTGAAACAGGATCCAGAACATAGCCTGACGGTGCAATGGTTTCTTCTATCACATACATTCCTGCTGATAAATTGTATAGGTTGATTTCACCGTTTTCATCCGTTACCTCTGTCACTACAGTTCCATCTGGATAAGTGATTTTAAAGGTCGCTCCCGGAAGGGTTGTCGTTGTCGTTCCGCCAAATGCATCTCTAGCATACTTCACGATTTTCAGCGCACCAACATCATTGATTTTTACGTTTGGATGAGCAATTTCTGCCGTCTCACCCGCTTCAACTTCAATTGGATAGAACGTATTATCTTCTTCATATCCTGGAGGAGCTGTTTTCTCTACAACATAGTATGTTCCAGGTTCCAGATCATTAATCAGTATCACGCCATCTTGATTGGTTGTATAGGTGCCGATTAATGAATAATTTTTATCGTATACTTCAAATACAGCATTTTGTAAGTAAACAATTGGATCGGAATCCTTCTCATATTTAATAATTTTTAATGAGCCTAGCTCAGGTTCTTCCTCTTTATTAACGACTGTTACACTTGGTTTTGGTGTGTCTTTTGACACGGTTACCTTAATTGGTGTTGCATCCAGTTCATAGCCATCGGGTGCTTTCGTTTCGACTAACGTGTACTCACCATATGGCAGATCATTCAATTGTGCCACACCAATTGCATTCGTCGTAATTGTGTCAATCTTTGTTCCAGAAGCGTCAAACACGTCAAAGACCGCTCCTTCTAATCGTTTACCGGATTCATCTTCTTTGACGACTTCCAAGCCGCCTTTTGATTCCTTGTTTACTACTTTCACACTTGGTTTTGGTGTGTCTTTTGATACCGTTACCTTGATTGGCGTTGCATCCAACTCATAGCCGGCTGGTGCTTTCGTTTCGACCAACGTGTATTCGCCATATGGCAGATCGTTCAATTGTGCTACACCATTCGCATTCGTCGTGATCGTACCAACTTTAACACCTGAAGCATTAAACACATCAAAGACTGCTCCTTCTAGTCGTTTACCGGATTCATCTTCTTTGACGACTTCCAAGCCGCCTTTTGATTCCTTGTTTACTACTTTCACACTTGGTTTTGGTGTGTCTTTTGATACGGTTACTTTGATTGGCGTTGCATCTAGCTCATAGCCGGCTGGTGCTTTCGTTTCGACCAACGTGTATTCGCCATATGGCAGATCGTTCAATTGTGCTACACCATTCGCATTCGTCGTGATTGTACCAACTTTAACACCTGAAGCATTAAACACATCAAAGACTGCTCCTTCTAGTCGTTTACCGGATTCATCTTCTTTGACGACTTCCAAGCCGCCTTTTGATTCCTTGTTTACTACTTTCACACTTGGTTTTGGTGTGTCTTTTGATACGGTTACTTTGATTGGCGTTGCATCCAGTTCATAACCTGCTGGCGCTTTTGTTTCGACCAATGTATATTCGCCATATGGCAGATCATTCAATTGTGCTACGCCATTCGCATTCGTCGTGATCGTACCAACTTTAACACCTGAAGCATTGAACACATCAAAGATTGCTCCTTCTAGTCGTTTACCGGATTCATCTTCCTTGATGACTTCCAAGCCGCCTTTAGCTTTCTTATTGACAACAGTCGCTGTTGGACATGGTGTTGTTTTTGAAATAGTTACTTTGATCGGTGTTGTGATCAATTCATAGCCAGCTGGCGCCTTTGTTTCAACTAAGGTGTACTCACCATATGGCAGATTATTCAGCTGAGCCACACCATTTGCATTGGTTGTCACTGTTCCAACCTTAACTCCTGAGGCATTGAACACATCAAATGTCGCTCCGGCTAATGGTCGACCATTTTCATCTACTTTTTTTATATTCAAACTTCCAGTTGTACATGCTGGTTTATTGTATTTCTTTAAACAAACCGTTAAGCAAGACTTCACGACCACTGAGGCTGGGCTGCTCTCTAGCTCATACCCAGCTGGTGCCTTTGTTTCTACAACTTTATAAATGCCGGTAGATAGTTTACCTGATTTCGCTACACCATAGGCATTAGAGGTAATCACTTCGACCACTTTTCCGGCACTGTTATAAATAGTAAATTGTGCTCCAGCCAATTTTTTAAATGTTGTTGCATCATATTTCGTTATTTCGATATAGCCGCCAAAAATTGGCGTAAAGCAACGGCTGTTCAGACTAGCTGAACTTGCCTGAACACCACTTAAAGCAAAAGCCGTCGGATCAGTCGGACTTTCCTGTGTCCCAGACTCTAGACCAGTACTCCACCCACTCCCTGTGGATAAATTGACTGCAGCCTCTGCCTCCGTTTCCTGAACAGCAAAAAATACAAGTGCCATAATCATCATGATTGCTGAATAAACTACTCTTTTCATTCCTTTTCTCACTCGCAACTCGTCCTTTACATAATTATTTTTTCATCTACCTGTTGATAACATCAGAAAAAATCGGTGTCTTTCATAGATTCTCCCTCTCTTTGCTGACTATCCAACATAACAACAATAGTAACACAAAGATTGAATATCTTCACTATAAAAAATATAATTCTTTCAAAAGATAAAATAATAACGTAAGAATTAGCACCGATTTTATTCATTTGTCCTTCTTTGCTTACCGATCAACCTTGTCTGTAGGAGGCACAAACATATACCCTTTGCTTCGTACAGTCTTGATTACGCTTAAATTTACCGGATCATTTTCTAACTTACTGCGCAAATGAAAAATAATATTTGCAATTCTTGGCTTGCCATTCACTCGCTTCGTTCCCCATAATTTCTCGTAAAGCTCATCATATTTGAATGTCTTCTTAGGCTGCTTACTTAGTACTGATAACGCGCGGTACTCTAAGCCAGTTAGCCCAATTTCATCTCCTCCATTTACAATGACACTTTGATTATCCGGATTTAATTCCAGACGATCCGAGGTTGGACTTTTACGTAAAGAATACTCATGGTCTTTCTCTAGCAACGCTTTTCTGCCTGTCAAAGCATTTCGAACAATCAGGAAAAATTCCTGTCCCTGATCACTGATGATATTTCCATCCACTCCGAGTTGAAGA from Enterococcus sp. 9E7_DIV0242 includes these protein-coding regions:
- a CDS encoding acyl-ACP thioesterase domain-containing protein codes for the protein MGKRYTMPYEVAYYDGDITKKMTLPSMLAVVIRTSEEQSAMLGRSAEYIGSLGLGWVITNYEITINRLPRVGEKIDITTEAMSYNKYFCYRNFWIHDEAGNECVLIKSTFVLMNKENRKMGSVSEEIIAPYESEKIKKIQRSEKIEKVENSQSHQYSVRYFDIDGNQHVNNAIYFNWLLDVLGYDFLSTHQPVHVNVKFDKEVEYGHVVESHYDIVEGEAELKTRHEIRIGDQLYCEANIRWQEI
- a CDS encoding lytic polysaccharide monooxygenase; protein product: MKKVLLKTILALGLFTVGTVAAATVSEAHGYISSPGSRAYFGTAAGGKLNTNVGRAEWEPQSIEATKGVFTNGKLASAGVSGFEPLDEQTATRWHKTTVSTGLLPLRWTLTAQHRTSTWDYYMTKQGWDQNAPLKMSDFEMIGQVNDNNAIPGATVNHTVTIPSNRSGYHIVYGVWNVADTTNAFYQVVDLNVQ
- a CDS encoding recombinase family protein, which produces MAVIGYMRVSTPHQKFDSQLQALEAYGVDKIFKEHESGRKLERTELNKALGTLRSGDTFVIFKLDRLARGTKQLLSLMEDFERNQINFVSIQNNIDTTTATGRFFFTIMGAFAEMEAEMIRERVLAGLSAAKNKGVILGRPPLVEQVKEALNLYHTTDIPAQEISKRCGISTATIYYHLKKDGVYRTKKTVSNK
- a CDS encoding peptidase domain-containing ABC transporter yields the protein MKKKIPFVEPSEHSECGLACVTMILNYYKDPVTLNHLRDVYGVPKGGNTLLHLKEILAEQGIETKAIRVLEFDILMEQTEPVICFWENRHYVVLEKLTEEFAVILDPALGKKKISFAEFAELFTNFALLVEKASISVSSTGKKKNAAVAIFQRIFKEQKLKASLFIGLTLLIQGVSILVPRLTQLIIDRAQAPGQLITQVGWGIVLLFIAYYLLQVARGLTLIVLENLFDLTLMKAFMEKIMHLPLRFFVNRSTGDLIFRANLSVIIQQIMSQRMLTLFVDFLFVFIYLILMLAISPQMTMIALIGAFVMGGISFVNSKKVQAITDKELLAQSRVQRILVELFEGMETVKSSGSEKQFYTKWLTNFKQQIDLRVEKDRFSTWVRTIQTSIQFILPVLLIYIGVFQLMNDQLSLGQIISFNSLAGAFITPIVVVFDSYTEILLLRSYFGKLNEILDATETREKSGGVTIQEIQSLDIHAVSFKYSRFEENILEDISFSVRAGEKIAIVGKSGSGKSTLLKLLAGLYEPTEGSIEVNHKDLRNVHDESIKKITSIVNQKPTIFNASLLENIVMNQEVFDEQRLERAIYDSRVSEIIQHLPLGLETPISEGGMNLSGGQMQRISIARALVKETQLLLMDEPTSSLDNISENFIMNQLKHYDFTCIVVAHRLNTVRHFDRILVVDQGRIVEEGTHETLIQKKGHYYSIYHEPTESSVERPFFSIEY
- the lanM gene encoding type 2 lanthipeptide synthetase LanM, encoding MGIENLAKATSIKQRYTLLKEYYDREKIAYPRERKENFKAWRERPTLVTDERFQYILSMMQLSAEDFGFAIKALTEEEKQYIYQQLSKEEWLITTKEIFASIDTDQQDIEKQRNVNFTYALRLHINYFDLKIREIIKAFPTVTIAERALSNYIEEGINRFLDISLRTFVYDLHEQKEHMAFVGEDEKERFGEYLMQRFYKKDDLVQFFYSFPVLTRMLVEIMSYQLTNFRALLKALTESKSELRHTFDIKKSFCVEELRMGAGDSHDRGKTVAILTFEDGSELVYKPKNLEISTRFDQFITRLQEKDARFDFYLTKKIVTPEYTFEERLTHSECDSLEELAHYYRQFGHTIALVYLLNGNDFHLENILAHGKYPVMIDLETIIQNNFPAPNSENALVMAQRENMESVIMSGLVPIYLFEEKIEGDVEGAAQGVQLSALSGDQQKLPYKVLKLINFDSDNMQFVYEEHITDAAENIPLYKGEKVDFTPYIQVILEGFREFSAFARENRTFLIQQVTELFSNVFVRNVIKTTQSYGDLLDYSTHPSCMVDYIEREKLFENLWMHSYSNEQPVPFEVRDMLQHDVPIFFNHTDSSHLTASRGEDVGKMYEETAIHIEVEKLMRFDQHEEEEQLDYLYTSFGTYDPMNLQETTVTTEKDEKSNSYLNRATAIGQLLLDRAFIGEESIAWKNVEETSTDNYMVTVMNENLYDGITGLYLYFSELYHISGEERFKEAYELSEALVLKLSEEYIDSISAFYGSFAAVYPLLYTFKLTQKAQLLNAAERIAQAYEENYQADQISSYDWTGGTASIIKVFTLLFKVTGKQDYQTFAEQLLQDLTIESIAQGGFAHGYSGVIHAANSVRKMSNAVPGEAMIRQCLEEERKTFDPIQKGWLDLRPATPMVNDLWCYGATGIGMAYLDLVESGFEDMKLQEELQLAAERLLNQEKADDCLCHGNFGDLEYLLGVRGYLKPEQQKKLQKKVDWLEQKQSNANYHFEGLKTVPKYGLFTGLSGIGHQYLRLFKPDKSANILTLDLPE
- a CDS encoding mersacidin family lantibiotic; translation: MDKQAEKKVGKSFEELTPEEMNNVQGSFFGIGGSWSWSSSSSSSSSSSSNCYSTKCSYSCFTSRCCGWR
- a CDS encoding SpaA isopeptide-forming pilin-related protein, with the translated sequence MRKGMKRVVYSAIMMIMALVFFAVQETEAEAAVNLSTGSGWSTGLESGTQESPTDPTAFALSGVQASSASLNSRCFTPIFGGYIEITKYDATTFKKLAGAQFTIYNSAGKVVEVITSNAYGVAKSGKLSTGIYKVVETKAPAGYELESSPASVVVKSCLTVCLKKYNKPACTTGSLNIKKVDENGRPLAGATFDVFNASGVKVGTVTTNANGVAQLNNLPYGEYTLVETKAPAGYELITTPIKVTISKTTPCPTATVVNKKAKGGLEVIKEDESGKRLEGAIFDVFNASGVKVGTITTNANGVAQLNDLPYGEYTLVETKAPAGYELDATPIKVTVSKDTPKPSVKVVNKESKGGLEVVKEDESGKRLEGAVFDVFNASGVKVGTITTNANGVAQLNDLPYGEYTLVETKAPAGYELDATPIKVTVSKDTPKPSVKVVNKESKGGLEVVKEDESGKRLEGAVFDVFNASGVKVGTITTNANGVAQLNDLPYGEYTLVETKAPAGYELDATPIKVTVSKDTPKPSVKVVNKESKGGLEVVKEDESGKRLEGAVFDVFDASGTKIDTITTNAIGVAQLNDLPYGEYTLVETKAPDGYELDATPIKVTVSKDTPKPSVTVVNKEEEPELGSLKIIKYEKDSDPIVYLQNAVFEVYDKNYSLIGTYTTNQDGVILINDLEPGTYYVVEKTAPPGYEEDNTFYPIEVEAGETAEIAHPNVKINDVGALKIVKYARDAFGGTTTTTLPGATFKITYPDGTVVTEVTDENGEINLYNLSAGMYVIEETIAPSGYVLDPVSNTYTVGVTVGQTTLQNVYNRPSGQRLGEGRAVIFVTSMSLDTRGQKFWLIDSDNNVIQAETNTFGQISTYLPVGDYKILHAPESELTLQAIDLNFDEVKENTAFKIQKDKLTIVNLSI